A stretch of Eubalaena glacialis isolate mEubGla1 chromosome 10, mEubGla1.1.hap2.+ XY, whole genome shotgun sequence DNA encodes these proteins:
- the RCOR2 gene encoding REST corepressor 2 isoform X2 translates to MPSVMEKPSAGSGILSRSRAKTAPNGGQPHSEDDSSEEEHSHDSMIRVGTNYQAVIPECKPESPARYSNKELKGMLVWSPNHCVSDAKLDKYIAMAKEKHGYNIEQALGMLLWHKHDVEKSLADLANFTPFPDEWTVEDKVLFEQAFGFHGKCFQRIQQMLPDKLIPSLVKYYYSWKKTRSRTSVMDRQARRLGGRKDKEDSDELEEGRGAVSEGEPDVGDPKREPLPSRPLNARPGPGKKEAQGSQYRHHPLRTRRRPPKGMYLSPEGLTAVSGSPDLANLTLRGLDSQLISLKRQVQSMKQTNSSLRQALEGGIDPLRPPEANTKFNSRWTTDEQLLAVQGPDYICVDIRTPIGAPCAAPSSTSHLAVPATATAEATFAHGSHPAPPATPTPAGPLPPAPAGPQPAPTTSHPPCPGCLPPRCPPGPSARTHPGWSPPGASSTLALSPEALRQPEAPEPLCRTSSGTSSFTEDRRD, encoded by the exons ATGCCCTCGGTGATGGAGAAGCCGAGCGCGGGCTCCGGGATCCTGTCCCGCAGCCGGGCCAAGACGGCGCCCAACGGCGGACAACCCCACTCGGAGGATGACAGCAGCGAGGAGGAGCACTCGCACG ACAGCATGATCCGCGTTGGAACCAATTACCAGGCCGTAATTCCGGAGTGCAAGCCTG AGAGCCCCGCACGCTACAGTAACAAGGAGCTGAAGGGGATGTTGGTGTGGTCGCCCAACCACTGTGTGTCAGATGCCAAGC TTGACAAGTACATTGCGATGGCCAAGGAGAAGCATGGTTACAACATCGAGCAG gcactgggcaTGCTCCTGTGGCATAAGCACGACGTAGAGAAGTCGCTGGCTGACCTGGCCAACTTCACCCCGTTCCCGGACGAGTGGACGGTAGAGGACAAGGTGCTGTTTGAACAGGCCTTTGGCTTCCATGGCAAATGTTTCCAGCGGATCCAGCAGATG CTGCCTGACAAGCTGATTCCCAGCCTGGTGAAGTATTACTACTCTTGGAAGAAGACCCGCAGCCGGACCAGCGTGATGGACAGACAGGCTCGGCGGCTGGGGGGCCGAAAGGACAAAGAAGACAG TGATGAGCTTGAAGAGGGACGAGGAGCCGTGAGTGAGGGGGAGCCGGACGTTGGAGACCCCAAGAGAGAG CCTCTGCCCTCTCGGCCCCTGAATGCCCGCCCAGGTCCAGGAAAGAAGGAGGCCCAGGGGTCTCAGTACCGCCACCATCCGCTGCGAACTCGGCGGCGCCCTCCCAAGGGCATGTACCTGAGCCCTGAGGGCCTCACTGCCGTGTCAGGGAGCCCGGACCTTGCCAACCTCACACTTCGAGGCCTCGACTCCCAGCTCATCTCCCTCAAGCGCCAG GTGCAAAGCATGAAGCAGACCAACAGCAGCCTCCGCCAAGCCCTGGAGGGGGGCATCGATCCACTCCGCCCCCCTGAG GCCAACACCAAGTTCAACTCCCGCTGGACCACGGATGAGCAGCTTTTGGCAGTACAAG GTCCAGATTACATCTGTGTCGACATCAGGACCCCGATCGGGGCCCCCTGCGccgccccctcctccacctcccacctcgCTGTCCCAGCCACCGCCACTGCTGAGGCCACCTTTGCCCACGGCTCCCACCCTGCTCCGCCAGCCACCCCCACTCCAGCAGGGCCGCTTCCTCCAGCCCCGGCTGGCCCCCAACCAGCCCCCACCACCTCTCATCCGCCCTGCCCTGGCTGCCTCCCGCCACGGTGCCCGCCCGGGCCCTCAGCCCGCACCCACCCTGGCTGGAGcccccctggagcctccagcaCCCTCGCTCTGAGCCCCGAGGCCCTCCGCCAACCGGAGGCTCCAGAACCCCTTTGCCGGACGTCCTCGGGGACCTCCAGCTTCACTGAGGACAGAAGAGACTAG
- the RCOR2 gene encoding REST corepressor 2 isoform X1 — MPSVMEKPSAGSGILSRSRAKTAPNGGQPHSEDDSSEEEHSHDSMIRVGTNYQAVIPECKPESPARYSNKELKGMLVWSPNHCVSDAKLDKYIAMAKEKHGYNIEQALGMLLWHKHDVEKSLADLANFTPFPDEWTVEDKVLFEQAFGFHGKCFQRIQQMLPDKLIPSLVKYYYSWKKTRSRTSVMDRQARRLGGRKDKEDSDELEEGRGAVSEGEPDVGDPKREPLPSRPLNARPGPGKKEAQGSQYRHHPLRTRRRPPKGMYLSPEGLTAVSGSPDLANLTLRGLDSQLISLKRQVQSMKQTNSSLRQALEGGIDPLRPPEANTKFNSRWTTDEQLLAVQAIRRYGKDFGAIAEVIGNKTLTQVKTFFVSYRRRFNLEEVLQEWEAEQDGAPGAPPVPMEEARRGAPLPAPALEEDDEVQITSVSTSGPRSGPPAPPPPPPPTSLSQPPPLLRPPLPTAPTLLRQPPPLQQGRFLQPRLAPNQPPPPLIRPALAASRHGARPGPQPAPTLAGAPLEPPAPSL, encoded by the exons ATGCCCTCGGTGATGGAGAAGCCGAGCGCGGGCTCCGGGATCCTGTCCCGCAGCCGGGCCAAGACGGCGCCCAACGGCGGACAACCCCACTCGGAGGATGACAGCAGCGAGGAGGAGCACTCGCACG ACAGCATGATCCGCGTTGGAACCAATTACCAGGCCGTAATTCCGGAGTGCAAGCCTG AGAGCCCCGCACGCTACAGTAACAAGGAGCTGAAGGGGATGTTGGTGTGGTCGCCCAACCACTGTGTGTCAGATGCCAAGC TTGACAAGTACATTGCGATGGCCAAGGAGAAGCATGGTTACAACATCGAGCAG gcactgggcaTGCTCCTGTGGCATAAGCACGACGTAGAGAAGTCGCTGGCTGACCTGGCCAACTTCACCCCGTTCCCGGACGAGTGGACGGTAGAGGACAAGGTGCTGTTTGAACAGGCCTTTGGCTTCCATGGCAAATGTTTCCAGCGGATCCAGCAGATG CTGCCTGACAAGCTGATTCCCAGCCTGGTGAAGTATTACTACTCTTGGAAGAAGACCCGCAGCCGGACCAGCGTGATGGACAGACAGGCTCGGCGGCTGGGGGGCCGAAAGGACAAAGAAGACAG TGATGAGCTTGAAGAGGGACGAGGAGCCGTGAGTGAGGGGGAGCCGGACGTTGGAGACCCCAAGAGAGAG CCTCTGCCCTCTCGGCCCCTGAATGCCCGCCCAGGTCCAGGAAAGAAGGAGGCCCAGGGGTCTCAGTACCGCCACCATCCGCTGCGAACTCGGCGGCGCCCTCCCAAGGGCATGTACCTGAGCCCTGAGGGCCTCACTGCCGTGTCAGGGAGCCCGGACCTTGCCAACCTCACACTTCGAGGCCTCGACTCCCAGCTCATCTCCCTCAAGCGCCAG GTGCAAAGCATGAAGCAGACCAACAGCAGCCTCCGCCAAGCCCTGGAGGGGGGCATCGATCCACTCCGCCCCCCTGAG GCCAACACCAAGTTCAACTCCCGCTGGACCACGGATGAGCAGCTTTTGGCAGTACAAG CCATCCGTAGGTATGGCAAAGACTTTGGGGCTATTGCAGAGGTGATTGGGAACAAGACTCTGACCCAGGTGAAGACCTTCTTTGTGAGCTACCGGCGCCGCTTCAATCTGGAGGAGGTGCTGCAGGAATGGGAGGCCGAGCAGGATGGGGCCCCTGGAGCCCCCCCGGTCCCCATGGAGGAGGCTAGGAGAGGGGCTCCCTtgccagccccagccctggaagAAGACGATGAg GTCCAGATTACATCTGTGTCGACATCAGGACCCCGATCGGGGCCCCCTGCGccgccccctcctccacctcccacctcgCTGTCCCAGCCACCGCCACTGCTGAGGCCACCTTTGCCCACGGCTCCCACCCTGCTCCGCCAGCCACCCCCACTCCAGCAGGGCCGCTTCCTCCAGCCCCGGCTGGCCCCCAACCAGCCCCCACCACCTCTCATCCGCCCTGCCCTGGCTGCCTCCCGCCACGGTGCCCGCCCGGGCCCTCAGCCCGCACCCACCCTGGCTGGAGcccccctggagcctccagcaCCCTCGCTCTGA